GTGCCCAGCAGGGTGCGCCGGGATATGTCGGTGGAGCCGAGTTCTGCCAGAGTGTGCAAGGTCTCCCCCAGATCCTCGCCATAGACGAGTGCCCGACTCACCACCGGGCGCTGCTGTTCGGTGAGAAAGCCGAGGTCCGCGGGGGAGACCGAGTGGCCAAGGCGCTCCGAAAGCACGGCCGCGATCAGTTCCGGAGTGTTGCCCCGGGGCTGCTGCCCCTGGAGCCAGCGGGTGACGGATGCTTTGTCGTAGTGCGGCTCCGAGCCTTGGCGGCGGCCCAGTTCGTTGACGCGGTGGGCCAGTGAGGCGTAGGAGCATCCGGCGTCCTTGAGTGAGGCCGCCAGTGCCGCGTTGGTCCCACCGGCACCCTTCGCAGGGCTCTTCGTCTGTCCGTTGGTCACGGTGGCCATCCAGGTCTCGCATCGTGGTCCATGCGGCCCGGTCCGTCATGCAAACAGACCGGGCCGCTCCCGGCCGCCCCGCTCCCCCGAACCCCCCGGTTTCAGCCACGGCAGCGGAGACGACCAAGCCCCCTGCCCCAACCCCGCACCGGACACGCCGTATTGACGTGCCGTCAGCGAGGTGTGCAACAGGTCACGTGCTCACTATGCAGCCCGACACAAGCAGTGCGCAACCAGCATTCTGATAATTTCATGTCGATCGATGCGCGTGCGTTTGTATCAGGTGCGGCAGTGGCAGACTGCGCTCTGACAACAGGACCGGAGGTGGGGAGTGAGCGAGGGCCGCGCGGGTGGCAGTGCTCCCACCGTCCTGCGGATGGTCCTGGGCAAGCGCCTGCGCCACCTGCGCGAGCAGGCGGGCGTGTCCTTCGACGCCGCCGCGGCGGCCATCCAGGTCACGCCCCTGACGGTGCGCCGCATGGAGAAGGCGGAAGTCGGCCTGCGCGTCCCCTACGTACGTGAGCTGCTGCGGATCTACGGCGTGGCGCGCGCGGAGGCAGACGACTTCGTCCAGCTGGCGCGCAAGGCCAACCAGCCCGGATGGTGGTACAAGTACCGCGATGTGCTGCCCGACTGGTTCAGCGCCTATGTCAGCCTGGAGAGCGAAGCCACCGTCATCCGGGTGTACGAGCCGCACTACGTCCCCGGTCTGCTCCAGACGCACGACTACACCAGGGCGCTGCTGCGCGTCGGCTTCCCCAACGAGTCGGACGACGACATCGAACGCCGCGTGGACCTGCGCATGCGCAGGCAGGAACTGCTCACCAAGCCCGAGGCGCCCGCGCTGTGGGCGGTCCTGGAGGAGGCCGTGCTGCGCCGCCCGGTGGGCGGAGCCGATGTGATGCGGGCCCAGATCGACCGCCTTGAGGAGGCGCTCGACCTGCCGAAGGTGCGCATCCAGATCATGCGGCTCTCCACGGGCGCCCATCCGGGCGCCTACGGCCCCTTCCACTACTTCCGTTTCGGCTTCACCGAACTCCCCGACGTCGTCTACACGGAGAGCCTGGTCGGCGCCGTCTACGTCGACCAGCCGCGCGATGTCGGCTCGTACCTCGAGGTCATGGACCGGATGACCGTCCAGGCCGAGCCGGTCGCCCGCACCCGAGAGATCCTGGCCGAACTGCGTGAGGAGTTGTGACCCATGGGATCCCAAGGCCCCATCTACAGCGGCATTCCAGCCACCGCCCTCGGCGCCGAGGGCTGGCACAAGCCCTGGAGCGGGACCAACGGCGGCAGTTGCGTCGAGGCCAAGCGGCTTGATGACGGCAGTGTCGCCTTCCGCCAGTCGACCGACCCGGACGGCCCCGCACTGGTGTACTCGCAGGCCGAGGTGGCCACCTTCCTCGCCGGGGTCAAGGACGGCGCCGCCGACTTCCTGGTCGCCTGACGCGGATCCGCCGGCCGGCCCCGCAACTCTCCCCGCACACGCCTCACTACGGCCGCACAACCGGACAACCCCTGTATGGCCTCCCTCCGCGGCAGGCGCCCGCCCACACTGGGTGTCTCCGCCGGATCCAGCGAGGCGCGTTCTGAAGGGGGTGGCGCGGATGAACCTCCACGAGGCCATGACCCGGTACCGGACCCTGGTCGTCGACGGTCGTGAGGGCCTGAACAGAAGTGGAGTGCTCGCCGACCTCGTCCACCACGGCTTCCTGATCAGGCAGACACCCGAGGCACTGCACCACATCGACCCCACCCAGCCGTTCCGGGAGCTCCTGGCGGGCCCGGGGCGGCTCGCCGTCGACGGCAGCCTCATCCGCGAGCTGGTCTACGGCCCGCTGCGGCACGGACGCTCCCGGGTGACCTGGATCCAGGCCCTGGACTTCGCGGAGGCCGTCGCCGAACGCGACGGGGCGCTGCTCCACATCGCCGAGCTCCACCTCCCGGGCCAGGGCCGGCCGTCGGACACCTCCCGCCCCGCCGACGCCACCCGGCACCACCCCGAGGACCGCGGGAACGACCGGGACGGCGAGGCCGCCGACGCGCACGCCGCCTACGACCGCGTCTTCCGCACCCTGGCGCAGCACGTTCCCGTGGTGCGGGTGAACGCGGCCGACGCCGCAGACCATGGCCCGGTCAGGCCGGGATCCGCCCGACGGCGAGCCCAACACATGTGGATCGGACGCCACTTGACGGTAGGTTGAGCCAGAACCCTCATCGTGCAAGGCAGGAGACCGCCATGGCAGACGCCCGGCCGACACCCGACAAGGACGCTTTGTCCAAGATCGACACCACGGTTCCCCACTCGGCCCGCATCTGGAACTACTGGATGGGCGGGAAGGACAACTACGAGGTCGACCGGGTGGCCGGTGACGCCTACCGCGAGACCGCGCCGAACATCGAGACGATGGCCCGCGCCTCCCGCGCCTACCTGATCCGCACGGTCACCCACGTGGCGTCCGAGTGCGGCATCCGGCAGTTCCTGGACATCGGCACCGGCCTGCCCACGTACGACAACACCCACCAGGTCGCCCAGCGTGTCGCGCCCGAGTCCCGCATCGTCTACGTCGACAACGACCCGCTGGTCCTGCGGCACGCGCAGGCGCTGCTCACCAGCACCTCGGACGGCGTCACCGACTACATCGACGCCGACCTGCACCGGCCCGAGGGGATCCTGGAGGCCGCCGGCCGCATCCTGGACTTCGACAAGCCCGTCGCGCTGATGCTGATGGGCATCCTCGGCCACATCCAGGACTACGACGAGGCCAGGTCGATCGTCCGCACCCTCCAGGCCGCGCTGCCCTCCGGCAGCTACTTCGTGCACTACGACAGCACGGACACGGACACCGCCCTGAAGGAGGCCCAGCAGGGGTACGACGACACCGGCGCCATCCCCTACGTGCTGCGCAGCCTCGACCAGATCACCGCCTTCTACGAGGGCCTGGAAGTACTGGAGCCCGGAATCGTCTCCTGCCCGCTGTGGCGGCCCGAGCCGGGGAGCACCCCCGAGCGGACCGACGTGCACGGGGGAGTGGCGCGCAAGCCGTAGCCGCTTGCGCCGTGGCGGCACGGTCCGCTCGCCTCCGGGTGGTGGGGCGAGCGGTGTTCCGGTGCGGAAGCGGTCGCGGTGTGCGCCGGATGTGTTCCGGCAGGTCACGGTCCCTCGTGGGGCCTGGTACGCCGCCGTGGGGTCCCTGGGCGCCGGCCGCGCGGAGCTGACGGCGCCCGTGCTCCCTTCCGGGCACGGGGGCCGGCGTTCTCCGCGGGGGCGGGACCGAGGCGGTTGGACAGCAGGTAGGTCACGTGGACGTCGTGGTAGTCCACGCCCGGTGACACCGGCTCGGGCAGGTTGTCGCGGGTGCTGCGGGACTGCGAGCCGCCGGCCGGCGAGCCGCTGAAACGGACGCCGGTGCGGGGCCTGTCACGGAAGCGCAGCTCGTCGGCGCGCACGTCCGAGGTGAGTTCGATGTCCGGGGCGCCGTCCTCGCGTGGCGTTCACGGCGGACGGCTCTCCCGCCGCTCCGGGGCCTCGCGCCTGCGCATCGTCCGGCGCGGTCGCTCCGTACCGGTACCGCCGGCACGGCCGGACGACCTGCCGGTCGGGGGTCCCGCGGGCTTGCGTACCGGGCCCCTGCGTACGGCTCCGGCAGCCCGGTCGGTCGTCTCCTCGGCCTCTTCCCCGGCCTCCTCCACCGCCTCACCCGCCCCGCCGCCGGCCTCCCGCACGGCCTGCCCGGCCAGGTCGCCGGCCTTCCGCGCGGCCCCGCCGATCTCGTCGGGTCCTTTCCCGGCAGCCCGGCCGGCCTCCCCGGCGGTTTCTCCGACGGCCTCTCCGGCATCCTCGACCGTCTTCCGCGCCCCCTTCCCGACGTCGCCGGCCGCCTGCCCGGCGCCCCTGCCCACCTGGCCGACGGCCTCCCGCGTCCCGCCGCCCACGTCCTCGACCGCCCGGCCCGCGTGCTTGCCGACCTCGCCGACCGCGTCGCCCGCGTGCTCGCCGACGGACTCCACGGCCGTGCCGGCGCCCTGGCCCAGCTCGCCGACGGCCTCCCGGGCGCCGGTGCCGACCTCCTCGGCCGCGGACCCGAGCCCCGAGGCGAGCTGGGTCAGGATCTCCGGATTGCGGTCGATCGTCGTCAGGACCCTGTTGATCACATCCGAGACGTTGTCAAGGCGCACCTTGAGCAGGGC
The nucleotide sequence above comes from Streptomyces sp. TS71-3. Encoded proteins:
- a CDS encoding helix-turn-helix transcriptional regulator — protein: MVLGKRLRHLREQAGVSFDAAAAAIQVTPLTVRRMEKAEVGLRVPYVRELLRIYGVARAEADDFVQLARKANQPGWWYKYRDVLPDWFSAYVSLESEATVIRVYEPHYVPGLLQTHDYTRALLRVGFPNESDDDIERRVDLRMRRQELLTKPEAPALWAVLEEAVLRRPVGGADVMRAQIDRLEEALDLPKVRIQIMRLSTGAHPGAYGPFHYFRFGFTELPDVVYTESLVGAVYVDQPRDVGSYLEVMDRMTVQAEPVARTREILAELREEL
- a CDS encoding DUF397 domain-containing protein; amino-acid sequence: MGSQGPIYSGIPATALGAEGWHKPWSGTNGGSCVEAKRLDDGSVAFRQSTDPDGPALVYSQAEVATFLAGVKDGAADFLVA
- a CDS encoding SAM-dependent methyltransferase; its protein translation is MADARPTPDKDALSKIDTTVPHSARIWNYWMGGKDNYEVDRVAGDAYRETAPNIETMARASRAYLIRTVTHVASECGIRQFLDIGTGLPTYDNTHQVAQRVAPESRIVYVDNDPLVLRHAQALLTSTSDGVTDYIDADLHRPEGILEAAGRILDFDKPVALMLMGILGHIQDYDEARSIVRTLQAALPSGSYFVHYDSTDTDTALKEAQQGYDDTGAIPYVLRSLDQITAFYEGLEVLEPGIVSCPLWRPEPGSTPERTDVHGGVARKP